In Rhodospirillum rubrum ATCC 11170, a genomic segment contains:
- a CDS encoding winged helix-turn-helix transcriptional regulator, with protein MNALVAALAQQADPYVAQCPTRQVLDRIADKWTVLILGLLVERPYRFNEMRRAIDGISQKMLSQTLRRLERDGLVLRTVIPTTPVSVDYAITPLGHTLAAALDPLFAWITANFAQITVAQSRFDATTAALTARRP; from the coding sequence ATGAACGCGCTCGTAGCCGCCCTTGCCCAGCAGGCCGATCCCTATGTCGCCCAATGCCCGACCCGACAGGTTCTTGATCGCATCGCCGATAAATGGACGGTGCTGATCCTTGGCTTGCTGGTGGAGCGGCCCTATCGCTTCAACGAGATGCGCCGGGCCATCGACGGCATTTCCCAAAAGATGCTGTCGCAAACCCTGCGCCGGCTGGAACGCGACGGGCTGGTTCTGCGCACGGTGATCCCGACGACGCCGGTCAGCGTCGATTACGCCATCACGCCGCTTGGCCACACCCTGGCCGCCGCCCTTGATCCGCTGTTTGCCTGGATCACCGCCAATTTCGCCCAGATCACCGTCGCCCAAAGCCGTTTTGACGCCACCACCGCCGCCCTGACGGCAAGGCGGCCATGA
- a CDS encoding PBP1A family penicillin-binding protein, with protein sequence MIPSPSDRLSGNRRPEDIDPPEAPRPPRRPALRHPGRIALAIAGVVLALGVLVLAINLYTMPLSPSFQEPERSGFLIADAEGTVVATRGVTAGRPVALAEMPASLVNAVIAFEDRRFRDHWGVDPRGIARAIWVNLRSGGRTQGASTLTQQLVKNTLLTPEKTFTRKIQEAMLALWIERKLTKDEILERYLNSLYLGAGSYGVDAAARRYFNKPVTDLSLAESAMIAGLIQAPARTGPTTALDVARQRAELVLDVMRDQGLIGADEATWAKAHPASLAVPPVELPAYGAVSDWIADEARKALGPLSGDFLVVSTLDRRLQVLAQQTIQEGMAAEGAGLRATQAALVAMAPDGRVLAMVGGRDYQESQFNRAVQARRQPGSIFKLFVYLTALSNNWRPDDPIDDTPLTIDGWSPENYGGGAGHGSVPLRVAFAHSYNLAAVRLQEAVGREAVIATARSMGLKDDLQPLPSLALGTFPATLLDLTSAFAAVAADRATVQPRVIEVLRTPGSGEIRPPVRQSGRAPWPRASALDLLNAVVTQGTGRAAALGVPTYGKTGTTQDNRDAWFIGFAGNLVIGVWVGNDDETPMTGISGGGLPAKLWQSFAARALAGGVAGSAPAAPIAAATTATLPAAAPPAPTPAPAVPSRQPFSAVPEAVVDTGTLRLGGRVVRLEGVKGLTGRPARDMAGYIGDRSVTCRPAGRERWRCDVEGWDLSEVALFNGGARATADAPADLVAAERKARQAGRGVWGR encoded by the coding sequence ATGATTCCCTCGCCTTCTGATCGCCTGTCGGGCAACCGCCGTCCCGAAGACATCGACCCGCCCGAAGCCCCCCGCCCCCCTCGCCGACCGGCTTTGCGGCACCCGGGACGGATCGCCCTGGCGATCGCCGGCGTGGTTCTGGCGCTTGGCGTCCTTGTGCTGGCGATCAACCTCTACACCATGCCGCTGTCGCCCAGCTTCCAGGAGCCCGAGCGTTCGGGGTTTCTGATCGCCGACGCGGAAGGCACGGTGGTGGCGACGCGGGGGGTCACCGCCGGCCGGCCAGTCGCCCTGGCCGAGATGCCCGCTTCGCTGGTCAACGCGGTGATCGCCTTCGAAGACCGCCGCTTCCGCGACCATTGGGGCGTCGATCCGAGGGGCATCGCGCGGGCGATCTGGGTCAATCTGCGCTCGGGCGGACGGACGCAAGGGGCCAGCACCCTGACCCAGCAACTGGTCAAGAACACCCTGCTCACCCCGGAAAAGACCTTCACCCGCAAGATCCAGGAGGCCATGCTCGCCCTGTGGATCGAGCGCAAGCTGACCAAGGACGAGATTCTAGAACGCTACCTCAATTCGCTGTATCTCGGCGCCGGCTCCTATGGCGTCGATGCCGCCGCCCGGCGTTATTTCAACAAGCCGGTGACCGATCTGTCGCTGGCGGAATCGGCGATGATCGCCGGATTGATCCAGGCCCCGGCCCGCACCGGCCCGACCACGGCCCTTGATGTCGCCCGCCAGCGCGCCGAACTGGTTCTGGACGTGATGCGCGACCAGGGACTGATCGGCGCCGACGAGGCGACCTGGGCCAAGGCCCATCCCGCCTCGCTCGCCGTTCCGCCGGTCGAACTGCCGGCCTATGGCGCGGTGTCGGACTGGATCGCCGATGAGGCGCGCAAGGCCCTGGGGCCGCTGTCGGGCGACTTCCTGGTGGTCAGCACCCTTGATCGCCGGCTGCAGGTGCTGGCCCAGCAGACGATCCAGGAGGGAATGGCCGCCGAGGGCGCAGGCCTGCGCGCCACCCAGGCCGCCCTGGTGGCGATGGCCCCCGATGGCCGGGTCCTGGCCATGGTCGGCGGTCGCGACTATCAGGAAAGCCAGTTCAATCGCGCCGTCCAGGCCCGCCGCCAGCCCGGTTCGATCTTCAAGCTGTTTGTCTATCTTACGGCGCTGTCGAACAACTGGCGCCCCGATGACCCGATCGACGACACGCCGCTGACGATCGACGGCTGGAGCCCCGAGAATTATGGCGGCGGTGCCGGCCATGGCAGCGTGCCGCTGCGCGTCGCCTTCGCCCATTCCTACAATCTGGCCGCCGTCCGCCTGCAAGAGGCGGTGGGCCGCGAGGCGGTGATCGCCACGGCGCGATCGATGGGATTGAAGGACGATCTCCAACCTTTGCCCAGTCTGGCCCTTGGCACCTTCCCCGCCACCTTGCTTGATCTGACCAGCGCCTTCGCCGCCGTCGCCGCCGACCGTGCCACCGTCCAGCCCCGGGTGATCGAGGTTCTGCGCACCCCGGGCAGTGGCGAGATCCGCCCGCCGGTGCGCCAGTCGGGCCGGGCGCCCTGGCCGCGCGCCAGCGCCCTTGATCTGCTCAACGCCGTTGTCACCCAAGGGACCGGACGGGCCGCCGCCCTGGGGGTGCCGACCTACGGCAAGACCGGCACCACCCAGGACAACCGCGACGCCTGGTTCATCGGCTTCGCCGGCAATCTGGTGATCGGCGTCTGGGTCGGCAATGACGACGAAACGCCGATGACCGGCATCAGCGGCGGCGGCCTGCCGGCCAAGCTGTGGCAAAGCTTCGCCGCCCGCGCCCTGGCCGGCGGGGTCGCGGGCAGCGCCCCGGCCGCGCCGATCGCCGCCGCCACCACCGCCACCCTCCCCGCCGCCGCTCCGCCCGCCCCCACCCCGGCGCCGGCCGTCCCGTCGCGCCAACCGTTCTCGGCCGTGCCCGAGGCGGTGGTCGATACCGGAACCTTGCGCCTGGGCGGGCGGGTGGTTCGCCTTGAAGGGGTGAAGGGCCTCACCGGCCGTCCGGCCCGCGATATGGCGGGCTATATCGGCGATCGCTCCGTCACCTGCCGCCCGGCGGGACGCGAGCGCTGGCGCTGCGATGTCGAAGGCTGGGATCTGTCGGAAGTGGCCTTGTTCAACGGCGGCGCCCGCGCCACCGCCGACGCGCCGGCCGATCTGGTCGCCGCCGAACGCAAGGCCCGCCAAGCCGGCCGGGGTGTCTGGGGGCGCTGA
- a CDS encoding AAA domain-containing protein codes for MDALAKTKKDLGNLLRYTEELLSFNDKVVFDLTREKYPRFPEHVVVGLEGVDIAVDAETWVRARRLRETPPPPCDAMFDGWVDVASHPSPNTPPKLVAERMLTLPIEEISDLAEAGLLPDLEDVMVPVKADTALPERMDVILRTANMVDFRRLWQDYIDGPWTAWAQVERPRRQAIDFYNKIYAIHLSLLSMGDDTPIELVFGAGMARWATKTERVSAPLIEQLVETELEEDGTLLIRPRRTLPHLALRPFHALEIEGCKAIERDIGAQFDALVDDPDRGFTPFDTSSFESVLRVCAARLSATGIYHPDTLGDPGDRTLPAVDGFLRITDTWVLYVRPRGEDIRKDDISRLIKKLDAVTDESDLPRPARGFVEAPSDTLPFAGEDSLIDLSGADFDLPDRALSRSLAPGAGEAFQGVRPAEEIHFFPLPYNDDQQEIIRRLQDDDTVGVLVQGPPGTGKTHTIANIICHYLATKRRVLVTAKTPEALTALQEKIPEGIRDLAIAVIHNDREGARQLENAVRILADEAKSINPRIVNEEIREKQARIASLRETIATVDRQLLAFANHNLAPMAYGDDTALPMEVAKAVVEESPRHLWFEDRLTTQARHQPRFSEADIAEIRALRHRHAGDLAYPHEALPKPADLPELARVLAAHRGLARINEIEAYANAGEIPALSLDNAIGLDGAQTLAEWLQDLGETLNDLESEGWLFDVYHGLLGLRRMDERALASLKVVLSNWIALCERGRGFALKGVILEGGAEDPAFDKALEDLAAGRNPFGVFSLFKGGLKSRIEAVRLEGHPPATREDWATIQAYRVWRQQLGLFLGRWNAIAQALDLPPLPAEGRGAESAVLRLGGLVERVWRLHEEVEPCRDALRLLFPYDLDIDEALYHGRTARLAEALAVNLEKADLADAETVKAEGLAIAQDLPLPFHAALRAICHSLGLTDIPQTAIAEAWRSILSEAVRLEAIADDIARLDALVGKVSASGAPLWAAKLRTEPPRGGDDPWTPDDWRKSWDWARAKGHLRSLGDRETVRALSEDRARAEAEQRKLFAELVRLRTFLGLKLGMSNKVEAALAKFGAAIARLGKGTGKSAGRQRRIIREAAMETAQAVPCWILPEWRVAEQLPPDLAAFDLVIIDEASQSDITALPAILRGKKVLIVGDDKQVSPTIIGLNDRKIIQLRTTFLSGLPFADQMDPATSLYELGGMVFPGKAVMLREHFRCVEPIIRFSSGFYPTPLIPLRLPKASERLDPPLIDIYVPHGRKTGEINRAESDVIVDEITKLTQDPAFQRRSIGVISLIGSAQARLIYERLVRDLGTEVIEKHRILCGSSATFQGQERDIMFLSMVACPETAIMQAERKWEQRFNVATSRARDRLVLVRSVAASHLKPGDLKARLIEHFRNPMAAGKVIEPTEVLDLCDSGFERDFGRCLLDLGYRLKPQVPVGGYRIDFVVEGADDRRLAIELDGDKYHGPDRWAHDLRRQKALERLGWIFWRCWGSSWISDRQGCLDDLKATMTRLGIEPLGMAGAGDVHTLHIEVARPAIASEPPPADLVEAPPTPTEAPLPTPGIGLDLGDGAVLAEGEEIFCFLHKKDAGTRPANGVAVARGGALHMNDAPLTPQRRGAWLQAALVVVQKAANDLNPTTGEPRVLNAWAHWFVRREATLVAIADIRKGVKSRAKRAKAGEEAAEPMLEGIDG; via the coding sequence ATGGACGCTCTCGCGAAAACCAAGAAGGATCTTGGCAATCTCCTTCGATATACCGAGGAATTGCTGTCCTTTAACGACAAGGTGGTTTTCGACCTCACGCGCGAAAAATATCCGCGGTTTCCCGAGCACGTCGTCGTTGGCCTGGAGGGGGTCGACATCGCCGTCGACGCCGAAACCTGGGTGCGGGCGCGACGGCTGCGCGAAACCCCGCCGCCGCCTTGCGATGCGATGTTCGACGGCTGGGTCGACGTCGCCTCCCATCCGTCGCCGAACACACCGCCCAAGCTCGTGGCCGAGCGCATGCTCACCTTGCCGATCGAGGAGATCTCCGATCTGGCGGAGGCGGGCCTGCTGCCCGACCTCGAGGACGTCATGGTCCCCGTCAAAGCCGACACGGCTTTGCCCGAGCGTATGGATGTCATCTTGCGCACGGCCAATATGGTCGATTTTCGCAGGCTCTGGCAGGACTACATCGACGGCCCCTGGACCGCCTGGGCCCAGGTCGAACGCCCCCGGCGCCAAGCCATCGACTTCTACAACAAGATCTACGCAATCCACCTGAGCTTATTGTCGATGGGGGACGACACCCCGATCGAATTGGTTTTCGGCGCCGGCATGGCGCGTTGGGCGACCAAGACCGAGCGCGTCAGCGCCCCGCTGATCGAACAATTGGTCGAGACCGAGCTGGAAGAGGACGGAACTCTGCTGATCCGGCCGCGGCGGACCCTGCCCCATTTGGCCCTACGCCCTTTTCACGCCCTGGAGATCGAGGGCTGCAAAGCGATCGAACGCGATATCGGCGCGCAGTTCGACGCCCTTGTCGACGACCCGGACCGGGGGTTCACCCCCTTTGACACCTCGAGCTTCGAAAGCGTCCTGCGGGTCTGCGCCGCCCGGCTCTCGGCCACCGGCATCTATCATCCCGACACGCTGGGCGACCCGGGCGACCGCACCTTGCCGGCCGTCGACGGTTTTTTGCGCATCACCGACACCTGGGTTCTTTACGTCCGCCCGCGCGGGGAAGACATCCGCAAGGATGACATCAGCCGCCTGATCAAGAAGCTTGACGCCGTCACCGACGAAAGCGACCTGCCAAGGCCGGCCCGGGGCTTCGTCGAGGCCCCCTCCGACACCTTGCCCTTCGCCGGCGAGGACAGCCTGATCGACCTCAGCGGGGCCGACTTCGACCTGCCCGACCGGGCCCTCAGCCGCAGCCTCGCCCCCGGGGCGGGCGAGGCCTTTCAGGGCGTCCGGCCGGCCGAGGAGATCCACTTCTTCCCGCTGCCCTATAACGACGACCAGCAAGAGATCATCCGCCGCCTGCAAGACGACGACACCGTGGGGGTGCTGGTCCAGGGGCCGCCCGGCACGGGCAAGACGCACACCATCGCCAATATCATCTGCCATTATCTGGCGACGAAGCGGCGGGTGCTGGTCACGGCGAAAACCCCCGAGGCCCTGACCGCGCTGCAGGAGAAGATCCCCGAAGGCATCCGCGACCTGGCCATCGCCGTCATCCACAATGATCGCGAGGGCGCGCGCCAGTTGGAGAACGCCGTCCGCATCCTGGCCGACGAGGCCAAATCGATCAATCCACGGATCGTCAACGAGGAGATCCGGGAAAAACAGGCCCGCATCGCCAGCCTGCGCGAGACCATCGCCACGGTCGACCGCCAGCTTTTGGCCTTCGCCAACCATAACCTCGCCCCGATGGCCTATGGCGACGACACCGCCTTGCCCATGGAGGTGGCCAAGGCGGTGGTCGAGGAAAGCCCGCGCCACCTGTGGTTCGAAGACCGCCTGACGACGCAGGCCCGTCACCAGCCACGATTCAGCGAAGCCGACATCGCCGAAATCCGCGCCCTTCGCCACCGCCATGCCGGCGACCTCGCCTATCCCCACGAGGCGCTGCCCAAGCCGGCCGACCTGCCCGAACTCGCCCGGGTGCTGGCCGCCCATCGCGGCCTTGCCCGCATCAATGAGATCGAGGCCTACGCCAACGCCGGGGAGATCCCCGCCCTGTCCTTGGACAACGCCATCGGCCTCGATGGGGCGCAGACCCTGGCCGAATGGCTCCAGGATCTCGGCGAAACCCTGAACGACCTCGAAAGCGAGGGCTGGCTGTTTGACGTCTATCACGGTCTGCTTGGTCTCCGGCGCATGGACGAGAGGGCCCTGGCGTCCCTCAAGGTGGTCCTCTCGAACTGGATCGCGCTGTGTGAACGGGGCCGCGGATTTGCCCTCAAGGGCGTGATCCTCGAGGGCGGCGCCGAGGACCCGGCTTTCGACAAGGCCCTGGAGGATCTGGCCGCCGGTCGGAACCCCTTCGGGGTGTTCTCGCTGTTCAAGGGCGGCCTCAAATCGCGGATCGAGGCGGTGCGTCTCGAGGGTCATCCGCCGGCCACCCGGGAAGACTGGGCGACCATCCAGGCCTATCGGGTCTGGCGCCAGCAGCTTGGCCTGTTCCTGGGGCGGTGGAACGCCATCGCCCAGGCCCTGGACCTGCCGCCCCTTCCCGCCGAAGGGCGTGGCGCCGAAAGCGCGGTCCTGAGACTTGGCGGCTTGGTCGAGCGGGTGTGGAGGCTCCACGAAGAGGTCGAGCCTTGCCGCGACGCGCTGCGCCTGTTGTTCCCCTATGACCTCGACATCGATGAGGCGCTCTACCATGGCCGTACCGCGCGGCTGGCCGAGGCCTTGGCGGTCAATCTGGAAAAGGCCGATCTGGCCGACGCCGAAACGGTGAAGGCCGAGGGGCTGGCGATCGCCCAAGATCTGCCTTTGCCGTTCCATGCGGCCCTGCGGGCGATTTGCCACTCCCTCGGCCTGACCGATATCCCACAAACCGCCATCGCCGAGGCGTGGCGCAGCATTCTATCGGAGGCGGTCCGGCTTGAGGCCATCGCCGACGATATCGCCCGCTTAGATGCCCTGGTCGGCAAGGTTTCCGCCTCCGGCGCCCCGCTGTGGGCGGCCAAGCTGCGCACGGAGCCCCCCCGGGGCGGCGACGATCCCTGGACTCCCGATGACTGGCGCAAATCCTGGGATTGGGCGCGGGCGAAGGGCCATTTGCGCTCGCTCGGCGACAGGGAAACCGTCCGCGCGCTTTCCGAAGACCGCGCCAGGGCCGAGGCCGAGCAAAGGAAGCTCTTCGCCGAGCTCGTGCGCCTGCGCACCTTCCTTGGCCTCAAGCTTGGCATGTCCAATAAGGTGGAGGCGGCCCTGGCCAAATTCGGCGCGGCCATCGCCCGCCTGGGCAAGGGTACGGGCAAATCGGCCGGACGGCAGCGCCGCATCATCCGCGAGGCCGCCATGGAAACGGCCCAGGCGGTGCCGTGTTGGATTCTTCCGGAATGGCGGGTCGCCGAACAACTGCCGCCCGACCTTGCCGCCTTCGACCTTGTCATCATCGACGAGGCCTCGCAGTCCGATATCACCGCCCTGCCCGCCATCCTGCGCGGCAAGAAGGTACTGATCGTCGGCGACGACAAGCAAGTCAGCCCGACGATCATCGGGCTCAACGACCGCAAGATCATCCAGCTGCGCACCACCTTTCTCAGCGGCTTGCCCTTCGCCGATCAGATGGACCCGGCGACCTCGCTTTATGAGCTGGGCGGCATGGTCTTCCCCGGCAAGGCGGTGATGCTGCGCGAGCATTTCCGCTGCGTCGAGCCGATCATCCGCTTCAGCAGCGGCTTCTATCCCACGCCGCTGATCCCCTTGCGCCTGCCCAAGGCGTCCGAACGCCTCGATCCGCCACTCATCGACATCTATGTGCCCCACGGCCGCAAGACCGGAGAGATCAACCGGGCCGAGAGCGATGTCATCGTTGATGAAATCACCAAACTGACCCAGGACCCGGCTTTCCAGAGGCGCTCCATCGGCGTGATCTCGTTGATCGGATCGGCCCAGGCCAGGTTGATCTACGAGCGGCTGGTCAGAGACCTTGGCACCGAGGTGATCGAAAAGCACCGCATCCTCTGCGGCAGTTCCGCCACCTTCCAGGGCCAGGAGCGCGATATCATGTTTTTGTCCATGGTCGCGTGTCCGGAAACGGCGATCATGCAGGCCGAGCGCAAATGGGAGCAGCGCTTCAACGTCGCCACCTCGCGCGCCCGCGACCGCCTCGTGCTGGTGCGCTCGGTCGCCGCCAGCCACCTCAAGCCGGGCGACCTGAAGGCGAGGTTGATCGAGCATTTCCGCAATCCGATGGCGGCGGGCAAGGTCATCGAGCCCACCGAGGTGCTCGATCTCTGCGATTCCGGCTTCGAGCGCGACTTTGGCAGATGCCTGCTCGATCTCGGCTACCGCCTCAAGCCGCAGGTTCCCGTCGGCGGCTACCGCATCGACTTCGTGGTCGAAGGCGCCGATGACCGCCGCCTTGCCATCGAACTGGACGGCGACAAGTATCACGGCCCGGACCGGTGGGCCCACGACCTCCGCCGCCAGAAAGCGCTCGAACGTCTGGGCTGGATCTTTTGGCGATGCTGGGGATCGTCGTGGATCTCCGACCGCCAGGGCTGCCTGGACGATCTGAAGGCGACAATGACCCGCTTGGGGATCGAGCCGCTGGGCATGGCCGGCGCCGGGGATGTCCATACCCTGCACATCGAGGTGGCCCGGCCGGCGATCGCAAGCGAACCGCCGCCCGCAGACCTTGTCGAGGCGCCCCCCACGCCGACCGAGGCCCCCCTGCCGACCCCGGGCATCGGTCTGGATCTGGGGGATGGCGCCGTTCTGGCGGAGGGCGAGGAGATTTTCTGCTTCCTGCACAAAAAGGACGCCGGAACCCGGCCCGCAAACGGCGTGGCCGTGGCCCGGGGCGGCGCCCTGCACATGAACGATGCCCCCCTTACCCCGCAAAGGCGGGGGGCTTGGCTTCAGGCCGCCCTGGTTGTGGTCCAGAAAGCGGCCAACGACCTCAATCCGACCACCGGCGAGCCGCGCGTTCTGAACGCCTGGGCCCATTGGTTCGTTCGCCGCGAGGCGACGCTGGTGGCTATCGCCGACATCCGCAAGGGGGTCAAAAGCCGCGCCAAGCGCGCAAAAGCCGGCGAGGAGGCGGCGGAACCGATGCTCGAAGGCATCGACGGATAG
- a CDS encoding MarC family protein, with protein sequence MIDSLLSQITTLLVLVDPLGLLAIFVGLTAGRPAAYRRQVAIKGTLLATFVLVAFAVAGGKFLHLLGIDISAFRIAGGLMLLVLAHEMIFAKRTIRRNESAKAMDKEMGGETSDPSVFPLAIPLIAGPGAITAVLLFSRESDGTAIGLMWVIVAILAVTLPTLALLLTAGAVQRMLGETLTHTLDRLLGIILGALAVQFIISGAKEALGAL encoded by the coding sequence ATGATCGATTCCTTGTTATCGCAGATCACCACCTTGCTCGTTCTTGTCGATCCGCTGGGTCTGCTGGCGATTTTCGTCGGGCTGACCGCCGGGCGACCGGCGGCCTATCGCCGTCAGGTGGCGATCAAGGGTACCTTGCTCGCCACCTTCGTGCTCGTCGCCTTCGCCGTGGCCGGCGGTAAATTCCTGCATTTGCTGGGGATCGACATCTCGGCCTTCCGTATCGCCGGCGGCCTGATGCTGCTGGTGCTGGCCCATGAGATGATCTTCGCCAAGCGCACCATCCGCCGCAACGAAAGCGCCAAGGCCATGGACAAGGAGATGGGCGGCGAAACCTCCGATCCCAGCGTCTTTCCCTTGGCCATCCCGCTGATCGCCGGTCCCGGGGCGATCACCGCCGTGTTGCTGTTCTCGCGCGAAAGCGATGGCACCGCCATTGGCCTGATGTGGGTGATCGTCGCCATTCTGGCCGTGACCTTGCCCACGCTCGCCCTTCTGCTGACCGCCGGGGCGGTCCAGCGCATGCTGGGCGAAACCCTGACCCATACGCTCGACCGCCTGCTCGGCATTATCCTGGGCGCCTTGGCCGTCCAGTTCATCATCAGCGGCGCCAAGGAGGCCCTGGGCGCCCTGTAA
- a CDS encoding YqaE/Pmp3 family membrane protein has translation MDIVRIIIAILLPPLGVFLQVGLGKQFWINVLLTLLGYIPGIVHAIWVIAKY, from the coding sequence ATGGATATCGTCCGCATCATTATCGCCATCCTCCTTCCGCCGCTTGGCGTGTTTTTGCAAGTCGGATTGGGAAAGCAGTTCTGGATCAACGTTCTGTTGACCTTGCTGGGCTATATCCCCGGTATCGTGCATGCCATCTGGGTGATTGCCAAGTACTGA
- the ubiV gene encoding ubiquinone anaerobic biosynthesis protein UbiV translates to MTRVDIALGPLTYNWPADKRRAFYEDIAKQPVFDMVYMGETICAKRSAIVGEAMADSVLALEAAGRTVVYSTLSLAITDPERQAITDVAADRDLLVEGNDAGALRACAGRPHHVGPHVNVYNEGTLDVLAARGATSICLPWELERASIERLAARARHHGMVAEVEVFGKAPLAISARCHHARAYGLAKDGCQYVCGKDLEGMPVDTLDGEAFLTLNGLQTQADAVTLLVSEIASLVEAGVGRLRLSPLNMDMGAVAGIYRALLDGALEADVAQERLITLLGDRAVANGFYYGIEGSSFAA, encoded by the coding sequence ATGACTCGCGTTGATATCGCGCTCGGGCCTTTGACCTATAACTGGCCCGCCGACAAGCGCCGCGCCTTCTATGAAGACATCGCCAAGCAGCCGGTCTTCGACATGGTTTATATGGGCGAAACCATTTGCGCCAAACGGTCGGCGATCGTTGGCGAAGCGATGGCCGACAGCGTGCTGGCTTTGGAGGCGGCGGGCCGCACGGTGGTCTATTCCACCTTGTCGCTGGCGATCACCGATCCCGAGCGTCAGGCGATCACCGATGTGGCCGCCGATCGGGATCTGCTGGTTGAGGGCAATGACGCGGGTGCCCTGCGCGCCTGCGCCGGCCGCCCCCACCATGTCGGCCCCCATGTGAACGTCTATAACGAAGGCACGCTTGATGTTCTGGCTGCCCGGGGCGCCACCTCGATCTGCCTGCCCTGGGAATTGGAGCGGGCCTCGATCGAGCGGCTGGCGGCGCGGGCCCGTCACCACGGCATGGTCGCCGAGGTCGAGGTTTTCGGCAAGGCGCCGCTGGCTATTTCGGCGCGCTGCCACCATGCCCGGGCCTATGGTCTGGCCAAGGACGGTTGCCAATATGTTTGCGGCAAGGATCTGGAGGGCATGCCCGTCGATACCCTTGATGGCGAGGCCTTTCTCACCCTCAACGGTTTGCAGACCCAGGCCGATGCCGTGACCCTGCTGGTCTCGGAAATCGCCTCGCTGGTCGAGGCCGGGGTGGGGCGGTTGCGCCTGTCGCCGTTGAACATGGACATGGGGGCGGTCGCCGGCATCTACCGCGCCTTGCTTGATGGCGCGCTCGAGGCCGATGTCGCCCAGGAGCGGTTGATCACCCTGCTTGGCGATCGGGCGGTGGCCAACGGTTTCTATTACGGCATCGAAGGCTCCAGCTTCGCGGCTTGA
- a CDS encoding NAD(P)-dependent oxidoreductase, whose amino-acid sequence MPIALIGASGNAGSRILAELSRRGHRVTALVRHPEAIPALPGVTAQAADVGDGETLAKLLEGHDAVISSVHFTASDAPTLIAAVRTSGVGRYLVVGGAGSLAVAPGKRLIDDPGFPAVYREEAGKGAAFLDLLRGTEDLDWTFLSPSAEFIAGERTGVFRLGSDDLLVDANGRSWISFEDYAIALVDEVETPRHPKARFTVGY is encoded by the coding sequence ATGCCTATCGCCCTAATCGGCGCCTCGGGCAATGCCGGGTCGCGCATCCTTGCCGAATTGTCGCGTCGCGGTCACCGCGTCACCGCCCTGGTCCGCCATCCCGAAGCCATTCCCGCCTTGCCCGGCGTCACCGCCCAGGCCGCCGATGTCGGCGACGGCGAAACCCTGGCCAAGCTGCTGGAAGGTCACGACGCGGTGATTTCGTCGGTGCATTTCACCGCCAGCGATGCCCCAACCCTGATCGCGGCGGTGCGCACCTCCGGCGTCGGGCGCTATCTGGTGGTTGGCGGGGCCGGCAGTCTGGCCGTGGCGCCGGGCAAGCGGCTGATCGACGATCCGGGCTTCCCCGCCGTTTATCGGGAAGAAGCGGGCAAGGGCGCCGCCTTCCTTGATCTGCTGCGCGGCACCGAGGACCTTGATTGGACCTTCCTGTCGCCCTCGGCCGAATTCATCGCCGGCGAGCGCACCGGGGTTTTCCGCTTGGGCAGCGATGATCTGCTGGTCGACGCCAACGGCCGTAGCTGGATTTCCTTTGAGGATTACGCCATCGCCCTGGTCGACGAGGTGGAAACGCCGCGCCACCCCAAGGCGCGGTTCACCGTCGGCTATTAA